The Tissierellales bacterium genome contains a region encoding:
- a CDS encoding Rpn family recombination-promoting nuclease/putative transposase, translated as MDLRKKLNYRFCVTLPLVIYHGKGDWNIKTSLGEIITGYEELSKDIQEFIPNYKYLLYDILRYTDEEIKGEVINRIAMTIMRDIFTKDSEELLKSISRSIEYLQELEDKQTGIEYFETLMRYIFSAGKDLSRTDINEIVKKIESTYPEGSERVMTLAEIFRKEGMEKGIEKGMEKGIEKGIEKGETKAFEKAVIKLLTKKFGALPEELRIGISKLDAITLEIIIDDIFEYESLEDVKNMYLRI; from the coding sequence ATGGATTTACGAAAAAAATTAAATTATAGATTCTGTGTTACACTACCATTAGTAATATATCATGGAAAAGGCGATTGGAATATAAAAACTAGCCTTGGGGAAATAATAACAGGATATGAGGAATTATCAAAAGATATACAAGAATTTATACCTAATTATAAATATCTTTTATATGATATATTAAGATATACAGATGAGGAAATAAAAGGTGAAGTTATAAATAGAATAGCAATGACTATAATGAGGGATATATTTACAAAAGATAGCGAAGAATTGCTCAAATCTATTTCACGTTCAATAGAATACCTACAAGAATTAGAAGATAAACAAACGGGAATAGAATATTTTGAAACACTTATGAGATATATTTTTAGTGCTGGCAAAGACTTATCTAGGACAGATATTAATGAGATAGTTAAAAAAATTGAAAGTACCTATCCAGAAGGGAGTGAACGAGTTATGACTTTAGCTGAAATATTTAGAAAAGAAGGAATGGAAAAAGGAATAGAAAAGGGAATGGAAAAAGGAATAGAAAAAGGAATAGAAAAAGGAGAGACGAAAGCCTTTGAAAAAGCTGTGATAAAATTATTAACCAAAAAATTTGGAGCTTTACCGGAGGAACTTAGGATAGGAATATCAAAACTTGATGCTATTACTTTAGAAATTATAATTGATGATATCTTTGAATATGAAAGTTTAGAGGATGTTAAAAATATGTATCTTAGGATATAA